One region of Camelina sativa cultivar DH55 chromosome 6, Cs, whole genome shotgun sequence genomic DNA includes:
- the LOC104791836 gene encoding AP3-complex subunit beta-A-like isoform X1 — protein MFNQFGSTSETLSKASAVVLRIGTDAHLYDDPEDVNIAPLLDSKFESEKCEALKRLLALIAQGFDVSNFFPQVVKNVASQSSEVKKLVYLYLLQYAEKRPNEALLSINYFQKDLGDPNPLVRAWALRTMAGIRLHVIAPLALAAVSKCARDPAVYVRKCAANALPKLHDLRLEEHAPAIEEIVGILLNDHSPGVVGAAAAAFTSICPNNFELIRKNYKKLCQILPDVEEWGQILLIGTLLRYVVARHGLVRESLMLSLHGMDSNGFCEKDALVRDLTLDKEDGGKSDSFDVNLVNVVSKCYIEGPDEYLSRSSCLDPVTSAFDSKETTSVAHNEDVKILLQCTSPLLWSNNSAVVLAAAGVQWIMAPLEDVKKIVKPLLFLLRSSSASKYVVLCNILVFAKAAPSLFAPHFENFFICSSDAYQVKAHKLEMLSLVATTSSISSILREFEDYIKDPDRRFAADTIAAIGLCARRLPTIPTTCLDGLLALVRQESFAGDPESVDGEEGVLVQAVMSIQTIIERDPDSHDKVIIQLFRSLDSIKVAAARATIIWMVGVYCSLGPIIPRMLTTLTKYLAWSFKSEASETKLQILNTTAKVLISAKVDDFQMLKRIMVYMLELGECDLSYDIRDRTRFLKKLLPCKLASHEATEDSVASQENIAVHVVEHVFGSKLKPFLPLGLNDRFYLPGSLSQIVLHAAPGYEPLPKPCSFVFEEHDQLSDSDRQRDAGAVLDRSQESSETGDEDGSSDYDSESSVGSEFSSDDNERKVSNDASDPAAPLIQISDTSVSADQEELRSRRALDLWLDDQPSTSNQTPSAVNSNQSSYAKISIGDIGSRVKPKCYSLLDPGNGSGLKVDYAFLSEVSIVSPLHVCVEVLFENSSGEPILDVNLEDEESMKVADSSEQTLVGKANASYNNVPTLIPLEEISCLEPRQSAKRLIQVRFHHHLLPMRLTLHYNGKKVPVKLRPDLGYLVKPFSMSIEEFLATESRLPGMFEYSRRCTFDDHVKDSRMENGKDKFLSICECITLKVLSNSNLHLVSVDLPVANTLEDATGLRLRFGSKILSSEIPLLITITVEGKCTEVLNLTVKINCEETVFGLNLLNRIANFMVEPSSSTN, from the exons ATGTTCAATCAGTTTGGTTCGACTTCGGAGACTCTGAGCAAAGCTTCAGCTGTGGTGCTCCGGATCGGCACTGACGCTCATCTTTATGATGATCCAGAGGATGTCAACATTGCTCCACTATTAGATAGCAAGTTCGAATCCGAGAAATGTGAAGCTCTTAAGCGTCTCCTTGCTCTTATCGCTCAGGGCTTTGATGTCTCCAATTTCTTCCCTCAG GTGGTGAAGAATGTTGCGTCACAGTCATCGGAAGTGAAGAAGCTAGTTTACTTGTATTTGCTACAATATGCGGAAAA GCGTCCAAATGAAGCATTGTTATCGATTAACTATTTTCAGAAGGACTTGGGGGATCCAAACCCATTGGTTAGGGCTTGGGCACTTCGTACAATGGCAGGGATTCGCTTACATGTTATTGCACCTCTTGCACTTGCTGCTGTGAGTAAATGTGCTAGGGATCCAGCTGTCTATGTCAGAAAATGTGCTGCAAATGCTCTTCCTAAGTTGCATGATTTGCGTCTGGAAGAACATGCTCCTGCAATTGAAGAG ATAGTTGGGATATTATTGAATGACCATTCTCCAGGAGTTGTTGGAGCAGCGGCAGCGGCATTCACCTCAATCTGTCCAAATAACTTCGAACTGATTAGAAAGAACTATAAGAAGTTGTGTCAGATTCTTCCTGACGTAGAAGAGTGGGGTCAGATATTACTTATAGGAACTCTTTTGCGCTATGTGGTTGCAAGGCATGGACTTGTACGGGAATCTTTGATGTTGTCCCTACATGGTATGGATAGTAATGGCTTCTGTGAGAAGGATGCCCTAGTCAGAGATCTTACATTGGATAAAGAAGATGGTGGTAAAAGTGATTCATTTGATGTTAATCTGGTTAACGTTGTTTCGAAATGTTACATTGAAGGTCCAGATGAGTATCTATCTAGATCTAGTTGCCTCGATCCAGTTACATCTGCATTCGATAGCAAAGAGACCACATCTGTTGCACATAATGAAGATGTTAAGATCCTGCTTCAGTGTACATCCCCATTGTTATGGAGTAATAACAGTGCGGTTGTACTAGCAGCAGCTGGCGTTCAATGGATAATGGCACCTCtagaagatgttaaaaaaattgttaaaccGCTCTTGTTTTTGCTTAGGTCATCCAGCGCCTCCAAATATGTG GTCCTCTGCAATATCCTAGTTTTCGCCAAAGCAGCCCCCTCTCTCTTTGCTCCACACTTCGAAAATTTCTTCATTTGTTCCTCCGATGCATATCAAGTTAAAGCACATAAGCTGGAGATGCTATCTCTCGTTGCTACCACTTCATCTATCTCTTCAATTTTGAGAGAGTTTGAG GATTATATTAAAGATCCGGACAGAAGATTTGCAGCTGATACAATTGCAGCGATTGGTTTGTGTGCGAGAAGACTGCCAACAATTCCAACTACATGTCTTGATGGATTGCTAGCACTAGTTCGACAAG AATCTTTTGCTGGCGATCCCGAGTCGgtagatggagaagaaggagtGTTGGTGCAAGCCGTGATGTCGATCCAAACTATCATAGAGCGAGATCCCGATAGTCATGATAAA GTGATAATTCAGCTGTTTCGTAGTCTGGATTCAATAAAGGTAGCTGCTGCTCGTGCAACTATTATTTGGATGGTAGGGGTTTACTGCTCTTTGGGTCCTATCATTCCTAGGATGCTGACCACGTTAACCAAGTACCTTGCATGGAGCTTTAAATCAGAGGCATCAGAGACGAAACTACAGATTCTTAATACTACAGCTAAG GTTCTAATAAGTGCAAAGGTTGACGACTTTCAGATGTTGAAAAGGATTATGGTTTATATGCTTGAATTGGGCGAATGTGACTTAAGCTATGACATTCGTGATCGAACTCGTTTCCTCAAGAAGCTGCTGCCATGCAAATTAGCTTCTCATGAGGCCACAGAAGACAGTGTTGCATCACAAGAAAATATTGCTGTGCATGTTGTGGAACATGTATTTGGGAGCAAACTGAAACCTTTTCTACCTTTAGGTCTAAACGATCGTTTTTATCTTCCTGGATCTCTGTCACAGATAGTTCTTCATGCAGCCCCTGGATATGAACCTCTTCCAAAGCCCTGTAGTTTTGTGTTTGAAGAACATGACCAGCTGTCAGATTCAGATAGACAAAGGGATGCCGGAGCTGTATTGGATCGATCTCAGGAATCCTCTGAAACAGGGGATGAAGATGGTTCCTCTGATTATGACTCTGAATCTTCTGTTGGTTCAGAGTTCAGCAGTGACGATAATGAAAGAAAAGTATCTAATGATGCCAGCGATCCAGCTGCTCCTTTAATTCAAATTTCAGATACTTCTGTTTCCGCTGACCAGGAAGAACTAAGGTCCAGAAGGGCCCTGGATTTGTGGTTAGATGATCAGCCTAGTACATCAAATCAAACTCCATCTGCAGTAAATAGTAATCAGAGCTCTTATGCGAAGATATCCATTGGTGATATAGGAAGCCGAGTGAAGCCGAAATGCTATAGTCTCTTAGACCCTGGGAATGGCAGTGGCTTGAAGGTAGACTATGCCTTTTTATCTGAAGTCTCTATTGTATCCCCATTACATGTTTGCGTAGAAGTTCTGTTTGAGAACAGTTCTGGGGAACCTATCCTGGACGTGAATTTGGAAGATGAAGAATCAATGAAGGTAGCAGACTCTTCTGAACAGACTTTGGTTGGTAAAGCAAA TGCATCTTACAACAATGTGCCAACACTAATTCCACTTGAGGAAATCAGTTGCCTTGAACCACGTCAGAGTGCAAAGAGGCTTATCCAGGTTCGGTTTCATCACCACTTGCTTCCCATGAGGTTAACCTTGCATTACAATGGAAAGAAGGTTCCTGTCAAGTTACGACCTGATCTTGGATACCTTGTGAAACCATTCTCAATGAGCATCGAGGAATTCTTAGCCACAGAATCTCGATTACCTGGAATGTTCGAGTACAGTCGAAG GTGTACATTTGACGACCATGTTAAAGATTCAAGAATGGAGAATGGGAAAGACAAATTTCTCAGCATCTGCGAATGCATAACACTAAAGGTGCTTAGCAACTCAAATCTACACCTTGTGTCTGTGGATTTACCAGTTGCAAACACACTCGAAGATGCAACTGGGCTGCGATTAAGATTCGGCAGCAAAATCTTGAGCAGTGAGATCCCTCTTTTGATTACCATCACAGTGGAAGGCAAATGCACCGAAGTTCTGAATTTAACAGTCAAGATCAATTGCGAAGAAACAGTTTTTGGTCTAAACCTGTTGAACAGGATAGCTAATTTCATGGTTGAGCCGTCTTCTTCAACCAATTGA
- the LOC104791836 gene encoding AP3-complex subunit beta-A-like isoform X2 produces the protein MFNQFGSTSETLSKASAVVLRIGTDAHLYDDPEDVNIAPLLDSKFESEKCEALKRLLALIAQGFDVSNFFPQVVKNVASQSSEVKKLVYLYLLQYAEKRPNEALLSINYFQKDLGDPNPLVRAWALRTMAGIRLHVIAPLALAAVSKCARDPAVYVRKCAANALPKLHDLRLEEHAPAIEEIVGILLNDHSPGVVGAAAAAFTSICPNNFELIRKNYKKLCQILPDVEEWGQILLIGTLLRYVVARHGLVRESLMLSLHGMDSNGFCEKDALVRDLTLDKEDGGKSDSFDVNLVNVVSKCYIEGPDEYLSRSSCLDPVTSAFDSKETTSVAHNEDVKILLQCTSPLLWSNNSAVVLAAAGVQWIMAPLEDVKKIVKPLLFLLRSSSASKYVVLCNILVFAKAAPSLFAPHFENFFICSSDAYQVKAHKLEMLSLVATTSSISSILREFEDYIKDPDRRFAADTIAAIGLCARRLPTIPTTCLDGLLALVRQESFAGDPESVDGEEGVLVQAVMSIQTIIERDPDSHDKVIIQLFRSLDSIKVAAARATIIWMVGVYCSLGPIIPRMLTTLTKYLAWSFKSEASETKLQILNTTAKVLISAKVDDFQMLKRIMVYMLELGECDLSYDIRDRTRFLKKLLPCKLASHEATEDSVASQENIAVHVVEHVFGSKLKPFLPLGLNDRFYLPGSLSQIVLHAAPGYEPLPKPCSFVFEEHDQLSDSDRQRDAGAVLDRSQESSETGDEDGSSDYDSESSVGSEFSSDDNERKVSNDASDPAAPLIQISDTSVSADQEELRSRRALDLWLDDQPSTSNQTPSAVNSNQSSYAKISIGDIGSRVKPKCYSLLDPGNGSGLKVDYAFLSEVSIVSPLHVCVEVLFENSSGEPILDVNLEDEESMKCILQQCANTNST, from the exons ATGTTCAATCAGTTTGGTTCGACTTCGGAGACTCTGAGCAAAGCTTCAGCTGTGGTGCTCCGGATCGGCACTGACGCTCATCTTTATGATGATCCAGAGGATGTCAACATTGCTCCACTATTAGATAGCAAGTTCGAATCCGAGAAATGTGAAGCTCTTAAGCGTCTCCTTGCTCTTATCGCTCAGGGCTTTGATGTCTCCAATTTCTTCCCTCAG GTGGTGAAGAATGTTGCGTCACAGTCATCGGAAGTGAAGAAGCTAGTTTACTTGTATTTGCTACAATATGCGGAAAA GCGTCCAAATGAAGCATTGTTATCGATTAACTATTTTCAGAAGGACTTGGGGGATCCAAACCCATTGGTTAGGGCTTGGGCACTTCGTACAATGGCAGGGATTCGCTTACATGTTATTGCACCTCTTGCACTTGCTGCTGTGAGTAAATGTGCTAGGGATCCAGCTGTCTATGTCAGAAAATGTGCTGCAAATGCTCTTCCTAAGTTGCATGATTTGCGTCTGGAAGAACATGCTCCTGCAATTGAAGAG ATAGTTGGGATATTATTGAATGACCATTCTCCAGGAGTTGTTGGAGCAGCGGCAGCGGCATTCACCTCAATCTGTCCAAATAACTTCGAACTGATTAGAAAGAACTATAAGAAGTTGTGTCAGATTCTTCCTGACGTAGAAGAGTGGGGTCAGATATTACTTATAGGAACTCTTTTGCGCTATGTGGTTGCAAGGCATGGACTTGTACGGGAATCTTTGATGTTGTCCCTACATGGTATGGATAGTAATGGCTTCTGTGAGAAGGATGCCCTAGTCAGAGATCTTACATTGGATAAAGAAGATGGTGGTAAAAGTGATTCATTTGATGTTAATCTGGTTAACGTTGTTTCGAAATGTTACATTGAAGGTCCAGATGAGTATCTATCTAGATCTAGTTGCCTCGATCCAGTTACATCTGCATTCGATAGCAAAGAGACCACATCTGTTGCACATAATGAAGATGTTAAGATCCTGCTTCAGTGTACATCCCCATTGTTATGGAGTAATAACAGTGCGGTTGTACTAGCAGCAGCTGGCGTTCAATGGATAATGGCACCTCtagaagatgttaaaaaaattgttaaaccGCTCTTGTTTTTGCTTAGGTCATCCAGCGCCTCCAAATATGTG GTCCTCTGCAATATCCTAGTTTTCGCCAAAGCAGCCCCCTCTCTCTTTGCTCCACACTTCGAAAATTTCTTCATTTGTTCCTCCGATGCATATCAAGTTAAAGCACATAAGCTGGAGATGCTATCTCTCGTTGCTACCACTTCATCTATCTCTTCAATTTTGAGAGAGTTTGAG GATTATATTAAAGATCCGGACAGAAGATTTGCAGCTGATACAATTGCAGCGATTGGTTTGTGTGCGAGAAGACTGCCAACAATTCCAACTACATGTCTTGATGGATTGCTAGCACTAGTTCGACAAG AATCTTTTGCTGGCGATCCCGAGTCGgtagatggagaagaaggagtGTTGGTGCAAGCCGTGATGTCGATCCAAACTATCATAGAGCGAGATCCCGATAGTCATGATAAA GTGATAATTCAGCTGTTTCGTAGTCTGGATTCAATAAAGGTAGCTGCTGCTCGTGCAACTATTATTTGGATGGTAGGGGTTTACTGCTCTTTGGGTCCTATCATTCCTAGGATGCTGACCACGTTAACCAAGTACCTTGCATGGAGCTTTAAATCAGAGGCATCAGAGACGAAACTACAGATTCTTAATACTACAGCTAAG GTTCTAATAAGTGCAAAGGTTGACGACTTTCAGATGTTGAAAAGGATTATGGTTTATATGCTTGAATTGGGCGAATGTGACTTAAGCTATGACATTCGTGATCGAACTCGTTTCCTCAAGAAGCTGCTGCCATGCAAATTAGCTTCTCATGAGGCCACAGAAGACAGTGTTGCATCACAAGAAAATATTGCTGTGCATGTTGTGGAACATGTATTTGGGAGCAAACTGAAACCTTTTCTACCTTTAGGTCTAAACGATCGTTTTTATCTTCCTGGATCTCTGTCACAGATAGTTCTTCATGCAGCCCCTGGATATGAACCTCTTCCAAAGCCCTGTAGTTTTGTGTTTGAAGAACATGACCAGCTGTCAGATTCAGATAGACAAAGGGATGCCGGAGCTGTATTGGATCGATCTCAGGAATCCTCTGAAACAGGGGATGAAGATGGTTCCTCTGATTATGACTCTGAATCTTCTGTTGGTTCAGAGTTCAGCAGTGACGATAATGAAAGAAAAGTATCTAATGATGCCAGCGATCCAGCTGCTCCTTTAATTCAAATTTCAGATACTTCTGTTTCCGCTGACCAGGAAGAACTAAGGTCCAGAAGGGCCCTGGATTTGTGGTTAGATGATCAGCCTAGTACATCAAATCAAACTCCATCTGCAGTAAATAGTAATCAGAGCTCTTATGCGAAGATATCCATTGGTGATATAGGAAGCCGAGTGAAGCCGAAATGCTATAGTCTCTTAGACCCTGGGAATGGCAGTGGCTTGAAGGTAGACTATGCCTTTTTATCTGAAGTCTCTATTGTATCCCCATTACATGTTTGCGTAGAAGTTCTGTTTGAGAACAGTTCTGGGGAACCTATCCTGGACGTGAATTTGGAAGATGAAGAATCAATGAAG TGCATCTTACAACAATGTGCCAACACTAATTCCACTTGA